A genomic region of Runella rosea contains the following coding sequences:
- a CDS encoding UDP-N-acetylmuramoyl-L-alanyl-D-glutamate--2,6-diaminopimelate ligase — protein MSKTLQEILAGVPVISVTGNTGIEPTGIEFDSRRVGAGSLFVAQKGTQVDGHQFIPKVIEMGASAILCEDLPAELTDGVTYIHVADSARTMGLLAANFYDNPSAKLKLVGVTGTNGKTSTVTLLFKLFRQLGYRVGLLSTVQNQIDDDVIPSTHTTPDSVKINELLAEMVRRGCTHCFMEVSSHAVAQERIAGLLFSGGIFTNITHDHLDFHKTFDNYIKAKKGFFDQLPKHAFALVNIDDRRGGVMVQNTAARKETYSLQTIATFKGKLLADSLFGLQMEIDGKEVWFKLIGKFNAYNLLGVYGAALLLGEDEEQVLMALSAITPPPGRFEQVVSADAIVGIVDYAHTPDALQNVLETINELREGDQQVITVVGCGGNRDATKRPEMARIAGELSTRVILTSDNPRNEEPMAILAQMEVGISPVDYKKMKVIEDRRAAIRYAVSLAQPHDIILVAGKGHETYQEIKGVKHHFDDREELKEAFDVR, from the coding sequence ATGTCAAAGACGCTTCAGGAAATATTGGCGGGTGTTCCAGTCATTTCGGTGACTGGAAATACTGGTATCGAACCAACGGGTATTGAGTTTGATTCGCGGCGCGTAGGTGCGGGGTCGTTGTTTGTGGCTCAAAAAGGCACACAGGTAGATGGGCATCAGTTCATTCCGAAAGTGATTGAAATGGGTGCGTCGGCGATTTTGTGTGAAGACTTGCCCGCTGAGTTGACCGACGGGGTCACGTACATTCATGTGGCAGATTCTGCCCGTACGATGGGTCTTTTGGCGGCTAATTTTTACGATAATCCTTCGGCAAAACTCAAATTGGTGGGCGTAACGGGGACCAATGGCAAAACCTCAACTGTGACGCTATTGTTCAAGCTGTTTCGTCAATTGGGCTACCGTGTGGGGTTACTTTCAACGGTACAAAACCAAATTGATGATGACGTTATTCCATCCACGCACACCACTCCCGACTCGGTCAAAATCAATGAATTACTGGCCGAAATGGTACGGCGTGGCTGTACGCATTGTTTTATGGAAGTGAGCTCTCACGCCGTGGCGCAGGAGCGCATTGCCGGGTTGCTTTTTTCGGGCGGTATTTTTACCAACATTACCCACGATCACCTTGATTTTCATAAAACGTTTGATAATTACATCAAAGCTAAAAAGGGCTTCTTTGATCAACTGCCCAAACACGCTTTTGCGCTCGTCAATATCGACGACCGGCGCGGCGGCGTAATGGTGCAAAATACCGCCGCCCGCAAAGAAACCTATTCCCTCCAAACCATCGCAACTTTCAAGGGAAAGCTCCTTGCCGATAGCCTTTTTGGTCTTCAAATGGAAATTGATGGCAAAGAAGTTTGGTTTAAATTGATTGGTAAATTCAACGCTTACAATCTGTTGGGGGTGTACGGTGCGGCGTTGCTGTTGGGAGAGGACGAAGAGCAGGTGCTTATGGCTTTATCGGCGATTACACCTCCGCCTGGCCGTTTTGAGCAAGTCGTCAGCGCGGATGCCATCGTAGGAATTGTGGATTATGCCCACACGCCCGATGCCCTTCAAAATGTATTGGAAACCATCAATGAACTTCGGGAAGGCGACCAGCAGGTGATTACGGTCGTGGGTTGCGGTGGAAATCGGGATGCTACTAAGCGTCCCGAAATGGCGCGTATTGCGGGAGAATTGAGCACCCGCGTGATTCTAACATCCGATAATCCGCGCAACGAAGAGCCCATGGCGATTTTGGCGCAGATGGAAGTAGGAATCTCACCCGTAGATTATAAAAAAATGAAAGTCATCGAAGACCGCCGCGCGGCCATTCGTTATGCCGTGTCGTTGGCGCAGCCGCACGACATCATTCTAGTAGCAGGCAAGGGCCATGAGACTTACCAAGAAATAAAAGGAGTCAAACATCACTTTGACGATAGAGAAGAGTTGAAGGAGGCGTTTGACGTAAGATAA
- a CDS encoding LOG family protein, translating into MKSIVVYCGSNAGKRPEYLQLATEVGLAMAKRGINLVYGGGNLGLMRAVADGTLAGGAQVTGIIPNFLAELEVAHQTLTEIHFVDTMHERKAKMVSLSDGVINLPGGYGTLDEMFEILAWAQLKIFHGPVGVLNYNGFYNNLLAHMEVMVEEGFLKPENRDLLIVADNIEDLLDKMQAFVRKDSKLELKNIQREK; encoded by the coding sequence ATGAAATCAATCGTTGTGTATTGTGGTTCCAACGCGGGCAAGCGTCCCGAATATCTCCAATTGGCTACGGAAGTAGGTCTGGCCATGGCCAAACGGGGCATTAATTTAGTGTACGGAGGTGGAAACCTTGGCTTGATGAGAGCCGTGGCCGACGGCACGTTGGCGGGCGGCGCACAGGTAACGGGTATTATTCCTAATTTTTTGGCGGAATTGGAAGTAGCTCACCAAACCCTGACCGAAATTCATTTTGTGGATACCATGCACGAGCGCAAAGCCAAAATGGTGTCGTTGTCGGATGGCGTTATTAATTTGCCGGGCGGCTACGGAACGCTCGACGAAATGTTTGAGATTTTGGCATGGGCGCAGTTGAAAATTTTTCACGGGCCGGTAGGCGTCCTCAATTACAATGGTTTTTACAACAACTTGTTGGCGCACATGGAGGTAATGGTAGAGGAAGGATTCCTTAAACCTGAAAACCGCGATTTACTGATTGTAGCCGACAATATTGAGGATTTGTTGGATAAAATGCAGGCTTTTGTGCGGAAAGACAGTAAGTTAGAGCTGAAAAATATTCAGCGGGAGAAGTGA
- a CDS encoding XdhC family protein: MKELKAIINAYDHLNPEKTKAAIATVVRVEGSSYRRTGARMLVMDDGVWIGGISGGCLEGDALKRARLAMAKSQPSLVTYDTTEDDQHQIGVGLGCNGVIDVLLTPLEIGNPNNPVEILKSCMTERRQTHILLTIIGLEDEYNDLRAGNMVRYTGPESLSVFGDRDLQQNIEKTIHNFTQKGRSRPATFGLADGRELEIFIEILPPEVHLVLMGHQYDVLPLARLVKEIGWRATVVANPQKIMQKLSSVADAIVTPAEFDSILIDEHTAIILMSHDFKTDKYNLPKVLKTAAAYVGMLGPRVRSEKIFDELAQEGIEISETDMERIHAPVGLDIGAISPEEIALSIVAEIRAVFSDRTGAALRLRTTPIHERD; the protein is encoded by the coding sequence ATGAAAGAGCTGAAAGCAATCATTAACGCCTACGATCACTTAAATCCTGAAAAAACCAAAGCGGCCATCGCAACAGTGGTACGCGTTGAAGGCTCTTCTTACCGCCGCACGGGCGCACGAATGCTAGTCATGGACGATGGGGTGTGGATAGGCGGTATCAGCGGTGGCTGTTTGGAGGGCGACGCCCTCAAACGCGCTCGGCTGGCCATGGCCAAATCTCAGCCAAGTTTAGTCACCTACGATACCACCGAAGACGACCAACATCAAATCGGCGTGGGATTGGGTTGCAATGGCGTCATCGACGTATTGCTTACGCCTTTAGAAATCGGGAATCCCAACAATCCCGTTGAAATTCTGAAAAGCTGCATGACCGAACGCCGCCAAACGCATATTTTACTGACTATCATTGGTTTGGAAGATGAATACAATGATTTGCGGGCGGGAAACATGGTTCGCTATACCGGACCAGAAAGTCTGAGTGTGTTTGGCGACCGCGACTTACAGCAAAACATTGAAAAAACGATTCATAATTTCACCCAAAAAGGCCGCTCACGCCCCGCTACCTTTGGCCTTGCCGACGGACGAGAACTGGAAATATTCATTGAAATTCTTCCTCCCGAAGTTCACCTTGTACTCATGGGGCACCAATACGACGTGCTGCCGTTGGCGCGGCTGGTCAAAGAAATCGGTTGGCGCGCCACGGTGGTGGCCAATCCACAAAAAATCATGCAGAAGCTCAGTTCCGTGGCCGACGCCATTGTGACTCCTGCGGAGTTTGATTCGATTTTAATCGATGAGCATACTGCCATCATTTTGATGTCGCATGACTTCAAAACCGATAAATACAATTTACCCAAAGTCCTGAAAACGGCCGCTGCGTACGTCGGAATGCTGGGGCCACGCGTACGTTCTGAAAAGATATTTGACGAACTGGCCCAAGAAGGAATTGAGATTTCGGAAACCGACATGGAACGCATCCACGCCCCCGTCGGTTTGGACATAGGTGCCATTTCGCCCGAAGAAATTGCCCTGTCCATTGTCGCCGAAATCCGGGCCGTTTTCTCCGACCGTACTGGCGCGGCTTTGCGCCTACGCACAACCCCCATTCACGAAAGAGACTAA
- a CDS encoding molybdopterin molybdotransferase MoeA, translated as MELTTVTEATRIILENSIDYGTEYVPFNDAHRRVLAEPLVADRDFPPFDRVTMDGIAIQWQSYANGQRTFLIESTQTAGETQHTLSDSNACIEVMTGAMLPINTDLVIRYEDFTIKDGIVHLNADVRKGQNVHYQGEDRRAGTAIIQPHTLLGPPEIAIAASVGAVHVPVKKLPSVVIITSGDELVAVEQTPLPHQIRSSNVHCIATLLKDYRINVDFVHIPDDLSATQQAIQNALSQYDVLILCGGVSQGKKDFIPKALQAEGVEKYFHKLSQQPGKPFWFGRKNNNVVFALPGNPVSSFVCARRYFIPWLRKSLGIPAMDNIYAALSDDYVYNSPLTYFLQVQLFQEGATLMARPLTGHGSGDFANLIDNQGFLELPKEKNEFKKGEILPIWRYRY; from the coding sequence ATGGAATTAACTACCGTTACGGAAGCCACCCGCATCATTTTAGAAAATAGTATCGACTACGGTACCGAGTATGTGCCCTTTAACGACGCTCACCGACGGGTATTGGCAGAGCCGCTCGTAGCCGACCGCGACTTTCCTCCGTTTGACCGCGTCACGATGGACGGTATTGCTATTCAATGGCAAAGTTATGCCAATGGGCAACGGACTTTCCTAATTGAAAGCACCCAAACCGCTGGCGAAACACAGCATACACTTTCGGACTCCAACGCTTGCATTGAGGTAATGACGGGTGCAATGTTGCCCATCAACACCGACTTAGTGATTCGGTACGAAGATTTTACCATTAAAGACGGCATTGTTCATCTCAACGCTGACGTTAGAAAAGGACAAAACGTGCATTATCAAGGCGAAGACCGCCGAGCGGGCACTGCTATTATCCAACCTCACACGCTTTTGGGTCCACCCGAAATCGCGATTGCCGCCAGCGTCGGGGCGGTCCATGTTCCAGTCAAAAAGTTGCCTTCGGTGGTCATTATTACTTCGGGAGACGAACTGGTCGCAGTAGAGCAAACACCCCTGCCCCACCAAATTCGCAGTTCAAACGTGCATTGCATAGCTACCCTGTTGAAAGACTACCGCATCAACGTTGATTTTGTCCATATTCCCGACGATTTGTCGGCCACCCAACAGGCCATTCAAAACGCCCTTAGCCAGTACGACGTGCTGATTTTGTGCGGGGGGGTGTCGCAGGGCAAAAAGGACTTTATCCCTAAAGCACTGCAAGCCGAAGGGGTCGAAAAATATTTTCATAAACTCAGCCAACAGCCTGGCAAACCGTTTTGGTTTGGCCGCAAAAACAACAATGTCGTTTTTGCCCTGCCCGGTAACCCTGTCTCTTCGTTTGTCTGTGCTCGTCGGTATTTTATTCCGTGGCTGCGCAAGTCATTGGGAATTCCAGCAATGGACAATATCTATGCTGCACTAAGTGACGATTACGTATATAATTCACCCCTTACCTACTTCCTGCAGGTGCAATTATTTCAGGAAGGAGCAACACTGATGGCTCGGCCTCTGACGGGTCACGGCTCTGGAGATTTTGCAAATCTTATTGATAATCAAGGATTTTTGGAGCTTCCAAAAGAAAAAAATGAGTTTAAAAAGGGAGAAATACTTCCAATATGGCGATATAGATATTGA